The Streptomyces rubrogriseus genomic sequence GGGCGTCGACGCGGTCGCCGACCTGGCCGCCTACGCCCACGAGCGGGGCCTGGTCTTCTTCGACGCCCCCGTCCTCGGCACCCGGCAGCCCGCCGAGGCCGGTCAGCTGCTGGTGCTGGCGGCGGGGCCGGGCGAGGCGCGGGAGACCGTCGCGCCCGTGTTCGACGCCGTCGGCTCGCGCACCGTGTGGACCGGCGAGGACGGCGCGGCCGGCAGCGCCACCCGGCTGAAACTGGTGGCCAACAGCTGGGTCCTCGCCGTCACCAACGCCGGCGGCGAGACCCTCTCGCTCGCCAAGGCGCTGGGCGTCGACCCGGACACCTTCTTCGACGCCATCGCCGGTGGTCCGCTCGACATGGGCTACCTGCGGGCCAAGGCCGGCCTGATCCGCGACGGCGCGCTGACGCCGGCCCAGTTCGCCGTCGCCACCGCCGAGAAGGACGCCCGCCTGATCGTCGAGGCCGGCGAGGCGAACGGCGTCCGGCTGGACCTCGCCGCGGCGGGTGCGGAACGCTTCGCCCGGGCCGCCGCCCAGGGACACGGCGACGAGGACATGGCGGCGGCCTACTTCGCCAGTTTCGAGGAGAAGGCGAGCGACTGAGCCCACCCGGGGTACCGGGTGCACGAGACACCCCGACACCGACACCGACACCGACACCGACACCGGCGACCGGACTCGGACCCGGTGCCGGACCACACCACACCGCGAGGAGTCCGCATGTCGAAGCCGCCGCTGCCGCCCGAGGCCGTCGAACTGCTGCGCCGCCCCAACCCCTGCGTCATGGCCACCCTCCGCAAGGACGGCGCCCCCGTCTCCACGCCCACCTGGTACGCGTGGGACGACGACGGCCGGGTGCTGATCAACCTCGACGCGGGCCGCGTGCGCCTGGGACACC encodes the following:
- a CDS encoding NAD(P)-dependent oxidoreductase, with amino-acid sequence MAGWPPGPARRSQATGDTRQYESEGDVMTDQLTVSVLGTGIMGAAMARNLARAGHAVRVWNRSRDKAEPLAADGAHVAGSPDEAVRGADVVLTMLYDGPAALDVMRRAEPGLRPGTVWAQSTTAGVDAVADLAAYAHERGLVFFDAPVLGTRQPAEAGQLLVLAAGPGEARETVAPVFDAVGSRTVWTGEDGAAGSATRLKLVANSWVLAVTNAGGETLSLAKALGVDPDTFFDAIAGGPLDMGYLRAKAGLIRDGALTPAQFAVATAEKDARLIVEAGEANGVRLDLAAAGAERFARAAAQGHGDEDMAAAYFASFEEKASD